Proteins encoded together in one Schumannella luteola window:
- a CDS encoding rhamnan synthesis F family protein: MTGRVGELAAFPSNGRRVIFYLYYDPRGEVDDYVLYKLERLRPFAEHIFVVVNGELTPAAHERMATVSDTIWQRENVGFDVWGYKKALEEFGRDRLADYDELLLMNYTWFGPVNPFEPIFERMDAQKLDFWGMTEHGEQTPNPFTRTGKLHAHIQSHWISVRRSMFLSDEWAEYWDTMPPIVSYTDSILSHESKFTHHFREAGFTVDIAYKRRDYSTWHPAFYDAEALLDDGCPVLKRRPFFHDPLLVDRHAIIPRRFLEKADSLGYPTELILQNMARDAQPKVLNTNAAMLEIMPDVDISYDPESPLRIAVMIHIFYVELADELLGAAANLPSDYDVYITTTDDDRAAAIQQIIDDRADPKLQRSEIRVLPSNRGRDIGAFFVGMADVLRARDYDVIFKIHSKKTVQEGANAGDLFRRHQLVNLLNSPGYAANLVALFQQHPDLGLAYAPTLHIGYPTLGRGWFDNKEAAREMADELGIRVPFDEPTPLAPYGCMFAFRPESLSLLTDPEWEYDDYPLPTEHIDGSIAHVQERLFSYAAAELGYHTRTVATTRYAAISHTSLEYKLDRMSANVPGYAEEQISTLDRSGTFIGGGPAGYVMAYTKLRHPRIYPAVRAVYRPVRAVYRPMRRAYWLAKSVVDPRVRRYRREQALAALETAETTGEAPQTTAEEPETRVP, translated from the coding sequence GTGACTGGTCGAGTAGGGGAGCTGGCGGCATTCCCGTCGAACGGACGACGGGTGATCTTCTACCTGTACTACGACCCGCGCGGCGAGGTCGACGACTACGTGCTCTACAAGCTGGAGCGTCTGCGCCCCTTCGCCGAGCACATCTTCGTCGTCGTCAACGGCGAGCTCACGCCGGCCGCGCACGAGCGCATGGCGACGGTCTCCGACACGATCTGGCAGCGCGAGAACGTCGGCTTCGACGTCTGGGGCTACAAGAAGGCGCTCGAGGAGTTCGGCCGCGACCGCCTCGCCGACTACGACGAGCTCCTGCTCATGAACTACACCTGGTTCGGGCCGGTCAACCCCTTCGAGCCGATCTTCGAGCGCATGGATGCGCAGAAGCTCGACTTCTGGGGCATGACCGAGCACGGCGAGCAGACGCCCAACCCGTTCACCCGCACCGGCAAGCTGCACGCGCACATCCAGTCGCACTGGATCTCGGTGCGCCGCAGCATGTTCCTCAGCGACGAGTGGGCCGAGTACTGGGACACGATGCCGCCGATCGTGTCGTACACCGACTCGATCCTCAGCCACGAGTCGAAGTTCACCCACCACTTCCGTGAGGCCGGCTTCACGGTCGACATCGCCTACAAACGGCGCGACTACTCGACCTGGCACCCGGCGTTCTACGACGCCGAGGCGCTGCTCGACGACGGCTGCCCCGTGCTCAAGCGCCGCCCGTTCTTCCATGACCCGCTGCTGGTCGACCGGCACGCGATCATCCCGCGCCGCTTCCTCGAGAAGGCCGATTCGCTCGGCTACCCGACCGAGCTGATCCTGCAGAACATGGCGCGCGACGCGCAGCCCAAGGTGCTCAACACCAATGCGGCGATGCTCGAGATCATGCCCGACGTCGACATCAGCTACGACCCGGAGTCGCCGCTGCGGATCGCCGTGATGATCCACATCTTCTACGTCGAGCTCGCCGACGAGCTGCTCGGCGCCGCGGCCAACCTGCCTTCGGACTACGACGTCTACATCACCACGACCGACGACGACCGCGCCGCGGCGATCCAGCAGATCATCGACGACCGCGCCGACCCGAAGCTGCAGCGCAGCGAGATCCGCGTGCTCCCCTCGAACCGCGGGCGCGATATCGGCGCCTTCTTCGTCGGCATGGCGGATGTGCTGCGCGCCCGCGACTACGACGTCATCTTCAAGATCCACTCGAAGAAGACCGTGCAGGAGGGCGCCAACGCCGGCGACCTGTTCCGTCGGCATCAGCTCGTCAACCTGCTCAACTCGCCCGGCTACGCGGCGAACCTCGTGGCGCTGTTCCAGCAGCACCCCGACCTCGGGCTCGCCTACGCGCCGACGCTGCACATCGGCTATCCGACGCTCGGCCGCGGCTGGTTCGACAACAAGGAGGCCGCGCGCGAGATGGCCGACGAGCTCGGCATCCGCGTGCCCTTCGACGAGCCCACCCCGCTCGCGCCCTACGGCTGCATGTTCGCCTTCCGGCCCGAGTCGCTGAGTCTGCTCACCGACCCGGAGTGGGAGTACGACGACTACCCCCTGCCGACGGAGCACATCGACGGCAGCATCGCGCACGTGCAGGAGCGGCTCTTCAGCTACGCGGCCGCTGAGCTCGGCTACCACACCCGCACCGTCGCGACGACCCGCTACGCGGCCATCAGCCACACCTCGCTCGAGTACAAGCTCGACCGGATGAGCGCCAACGTGCCCGGCTACGCGGAGGAGCAGATCAGCACGCTCGACCGCTCCGGCACCTTCATCGGCGGCGGTCCCGCCGGCTACGTGATGGCCTACACGAAGCTGCGGCACCCGCGCATCTACCCCGCGGTGCGCGCCGTCTACCGGCCGGTTCGCGCGGTGTACCGCCCGATGCGGCGCGCCTACTGGCTCGCGAAGTCGGTCGTCGATCCTCGGGTGCGCCGCTACCGCCGCGAGCAGGCGCTCGCCGCGCTCGAGACCGCCGAGACGACCGGCGAGGCGCCGCAGACGACGGCCGAAGAGCCCGAGACGCGCGTTCCCTGA
- a CDS encoding LGFP repeat-containing protein — MRRSVIAQAAVALAAVVLGTLMPLAQTESAEAANAADFDPGYLIDDAIFYDASSMNYLDVQSFLNSRVGTCQAGRTCLKGYAQVTTTIPADRYCSGYSGSSYDTAAMIIDKAARACSINQRALLVLLEKEQGIVSSTGPSQRAYDAATGFGCPDTAPCDPNVGGFYYQVYYAARQFQIYKANPNSFNHRAGTTKNILLNPNAGCGTKSVYIYNNATAGLYNYTPYTPNAAAMGNLYGIGDGCSSYGNRNFWRIFTDWFGNPLRYEVAPGFAWYYDARGGANGVMGAATGYLTRDESNGGGYFQRFRNGILYTSAGGTAFVFNNEFMTKYASLYAQSGGTGWPTSEQVCATNGICYQSFTGGTIVAAPTIGARVIYGGIATAWLKGGGPTGPLGAPMSDTEYATNSGSAGWVQDFQWAYYSASNFGSYAVSKSTTGSSWIAYGGIGGTLGWPTSDYRCVGASCAQDFQNGALSTTKQWGSHAILWGYASLWRAQGGLDSLGAAFDDLRASNAAGGGWIQQFEKAAIVQTTAGTVTRFPYDFFYGYWYQTGGERGSLGWPIAAQQCAANACAERFTNAVVTVRPNGSPLLVIGGLAGAWDAAGGIAKVGPAISGTRYSTANGGGWVQEFTAGTITQVSNGSPLFSPTGPILTSWKSYGAEATWLGWPTSAPTCSANGCVQNFQNGVGRSDANGAVRFTTS; from the coding sequence ATGCGCCGATCGGTCATCGCGCAGGCCGCGGTCGCGCTCGCAGCGGTCGTGCTGGGCACCCTGATGCCGCTCGCGCAGACCGAGTCGGCCGAGGCCGCGAACGCGGCTGACTTCGACCCCGGCTACCTCATCGACGACGCGATCTTCTACGACGCGAGCTCGATGAACTACCTCGACGTGCAGTCGTTCCTCAACTCGCGCGTCGGCACCTGCCAGGCCGGACGCACCTGCCTGAAGGGCTACGCGCAGGTCACCACGACCATCCCCGCCGACCGCTACTGCTCGGGCTACTCCGGCAGCTCGTACGACACCGCGGCGATGATCATCGACAAGGCGGCCCGCGCCTGCAGCATCAACCAGCGTGCGCTGCTGGTGCTGCTCGAGAAGGAGCAGGGCATCGTCTCGTCGACCGGACCGAGCCAGCGTGCCTACGACGCCGCCACGGGCTTCGGCTGCCCCGACACGGCGCCCTGCGACCCCAACGTGGGCGGCTTCTACTACCAGGTGTACTACGCCGCCCGGCAGTTCCAGATCTACAAGGCCAACCCGAACAGCTTCAACCACCGCGCCGGCACGACCAAGAACATCCTGCTCAACCCGAACGCGGGATGCGGCACGAAGAGCGTCTACATCTACAACAACGCCACCGCCGGCCTCTACAACTACACGCCCTACACGCCCAACGCCGCGGCGATGGGCAACCTCTACGGCATCGGCGACGGCTGCTCCTCCTACGGCAACCGCAACTTCTGGCGCATCTTCACCGACTGGTTCGGCAACCCGCTGCGCTACGAGGTCGCGCCCGGATTCGCCTGGTACTACGACGCCCGCGGCGGCGCGAACGGCGTCATGGGCGCCGCCACCGGCTACCTCACGCGCGACGAGTCGAACGGGGGCGGCTACTTCCAGCGCTTCCGCAACGGCATCCTCTACACGAGCGCCGGAGGCACCGCCTTCGTGTTCAACAACGAGTTCATGACCAAGTACGCGTCGCTCTACGCGCAGTCGGGCGGCACCGGCTGGCCGACCTCTGAGCAGGTCTGCGCCACGAACGGCATCTGCTACCAGAGCTTCACCGGCGGCACCATCGTCGCCGCGCCGACGATCGGCGCCCGTGTGATCTACGGCGGCATCGCGACCGCGTGGCTCAAGGGCGGCGGTCCCACCGGCCCGCTCGGCGCACCCATGAGCGACACCGAGTACGCGACCAATTCGGGTTCGGCGGGCTGGGTGCAGGACTTCCAGTGGGCCTACTACTCCGCCAGCAACTTCGGGTCGTACGCGGTCTCGAAGTCGACCACCGGCAGCAGCTGGATCGCTTACGGCGGCATCGGCGGCACGCTCGGCTGGCCGACGAGCGACTACCGCTGCGTGGGAGCCTCGTGCGCTCAGGACTTCCAGAACGGCGCGCTGTCGACGACCAAGCAGTGGGGCAGCCACGCGATCCTATGGGGCTACGCTTCGCTGTGGCGGGCGCAGGGCGGGCTCGACTCGCTCGGCGCCGCGTTCGACGACCTGCGCGCGAGCAACGCCGCGGGGGGCGGCTGGATCCAGCAGTTCGAGAAGGCCGCGATCGTGCAGACCACGGCGGGCACGGTCACCCGGTTCCCGTATGACTTCTTCTACGGCTACTGGTATCAGACGGGTGGCGAGCGCGGCTCGCTCGGCTGGCCGATCGCCGCGCAGCAGTGCGCCGCGAACGCCTGCGCCGAGCGGTTCACCAACGCGGTCGTCACGGTGCGGCCCAACGGCAGCCCCCTCCTCGTGATCGGCGGTCTCGCCGGTGCGTGGGATGCGGCCGGCGGCATCGCCAAGGTCGGCCCGGCCATCTCGGGCACCCGCTACAGCACGGCCAACGGCGGTGGATGGGTTCAGGAGTTCACCGCGGGTACCATTACGCAGGTGTCGAACGGCTCCCCCCTGTTCAGCCCGACAGGCCCGATCCTCACGTCGTGGAAGAGCTACGGCGCCGAGGCGACCTGGCTCGGCTGGCCCACATCCGCCCCCACCTGCTCGGCGAACGGCTGCGTTCAGAACTTCCAGAACGGCGTCGGCCGCTCTGATGCGAACGGTGCCGTCCGGTTCACGACCTCGTGA